AGGCGAACTCGTCCAGCCGGTCGGTCCGGATCACCTCGACGCCGGGCAGGTCACGGCCGTCCGGCCCGGGAGAGCGCCGACGCTCGGGCACGATCAGCGTGATCCGCAGTCGCCCGGCCTGCGTCTCACCGGCGCGCAGCGCCCGCACCACCCAGTAGGCGAGTGGATCCTGCCCGCAGATGACGTAGTGCGCCCGCTCACCGTTGGACCGCAGCCGGCGGCCGGCCCGCAGGGCCCGATCGAGCAGCGGCTCCGCCATGCCCGCATGGTAATCACCGGGTCGTACCTCCGCAGTCCCCCAATGATCATGAAAGTCGCTCGTCCGGCATGTCCGCGCCGGTGACGGGTACGGCACCCGGCATGCAGACGTTCCTGCCGTACCCGGACTTCCTGGCCAGCGCGCGGGCCCTCGACCAACGGCGGCTGGGCAAGCAGCGGGTCGAGGCGATCCAGGTGCTGCGCGGGCTGACCTGGCCCGGCTACGGCTGGCGACACCACCCGGCGGTGAAGATGTGGACCGGGTACGAGGAGGCCCTGACCCGCTACGGGCTGGACGTCTGCGCGGTCTGGTGCGCGACCGGCCGGGCCGACACCTGTGCCGCGACGCTCGCCGCCGACCTCGCCGCCGCCCGTGGCATCGAACAGGTCCGGTCCCAGCAGGAACTGGCCGTGGCCGGTGAACTGCCGCCCTGGCTCGGCCGCGAGGACCTGCACCTGAGCCACCGCTCGTCACTGCTGCGCAAGGATCCCGCCCACTACCGTCCGATCTTCGGCCCCGACGTCCCCGACGACCTGGAATACGTCTGGCCCCCCTCCGACCGGATGCAAGGAAGGGCCCCTTATTAACACCACCACCACCCGCACATCGCAGAAGAGCGCCGGGCGGCGCCGCGGTGCAGACTAGGGAGGGTCGAGGCCGGGAGGTACGGGGTGGCGCTGTCGCAGGTGGTCGGCCGGCTCATCGGCGTACGCCCACACCAGGTGAACCCGGGCGGCGGTGGCGTGGCCCGGGTGCCGCAGCCGGTCACCGCAGTGGTCGTCGGCGGCGGGATCGCCGGCATGTCCGCGGCCGTGGTCCTCGCCGAACGGGGTGTCGAGGTGACCGTGCTGGAGGCCGAGCCGACGCTCGGCGGCCGACTCGGTGCCTGGCCGGAGCGGCTCGGGGACGGCAGCAGCCAGCTCAACGAGCACGGCTTTCACGCGTTCTTCCGGCAGTACTACAACTGGCGGAACATCCTGCGCCGGATCGATCCGGCGCTGCGCTTCCTGCGCCCGGTGCCGGGTTACCCGGTGCTCAGCGCCCGATGGCCGACCGAGGAGTTCGGGCGGCTGCCACCCGCACCACCGGCGAACCTGCTCACCCTGCTGGCCCGCAGCCCCAGCATGCGGCTGCGCGACCTGCGCGGCATGGACCGGGACGCCGCCCTGCCGCTGCTGGCCTACCATCCGGTACGCACCTACGCCGAGTTCGACCACGCCACCGCCGACGAGTTGCTCACCTCGCTCCGGCTGCCGGACCGGGCCCGGGCGATGCTCTTCGAGGTCTTCTCCCACTCGTTCTTCAACCACGAGGCGGAGATGTCGGCCGCCGAGATGATCGCCCAGTTCCACTTCTATCTACTCGGCAATCCGGAAGGGCTGGCCTTCGACTGCCCCGACGAGGATTACGCCACCGCCATCTGGGCACCGCTGACCCGGCACGTCGAGCGGCACGGCGGTCGGGTGGTCACCGGTGCCCCGGCGACCGCGTTGCACCGGGACCCGGCCGGCTGGCGGGTGGCGACCGCCGAGCGGGCGTACCGGGCCGGGCACGTCGTGCTCGCGGTCGACCCGCCGGCACTCG
This DNA window, taken from Micromonospora sp. FIMYZ51, encodes the following:
- a CDS encoding MSMEG_6728 family protein; protein product: MQTFLPYPDFLASARALDQRRLGKQRVEAIQVLRGLTWPGYGWRHHPAVKMWTGYEEALTRYGLDVCAVWCATGRADTCAATLAADLAAARGIEQVRSQQELAVAGELPPWLGREDLHLSHRSSLLRKDPAHYRPIFGPDVPDDLEYVWPPSDRMQGRAPY
- a CDS encoding FAD-dependent oxidoreductase, yielding MALSQVVGRLIGVRPHQVNPGGGGVARVPQPVTAVVVGGGIAGMSAAVVLAERGVEVTVLEAEPTLGGRLGAWPERLGDGSSQLNEHGFHAFFRQYYNWRNILRRIDPALRFLRPVPGYPVLSARWPTEEFGRLPPAPPANLLTLLARSPSMRLRDLRGMDRDAALPLLAYHPVRTYAEFDHATADELLTSLRLPDRARAMLFEVFSHSFFNHEAEMSAAEMIAQFHFYLLGNPEGLAFDCPDEDYATAIWAPLTRHVERHGGRVVTGAPATALHRDPAGWRVATAERAYRAGHVVLAVDPPALAALVAASPGLADTAPELVAAMPGYGRPGPPYAVARYWCDGDVDPERAIFSGVSRQATLDSVTLYHRLEHESRRWAERTGGSVVELHAYACEPGVPATELAERMRAELIGLWPEAGRLRVRELRARVEAKAPAFTPGSHARRPGVRTEVDGLYLAGDGIRTDFPSALMERAAATGILAANHILRSAGAATEPLRSIRPRGLLARR